The Lipingzhangella halophila genome segment CCGCGCCGTCGACGACGGAAGCTGGCTGCTGCCCGGCGCCCTGCACGTCGACGAGGTCGAACGCCTCATCGGCCACGACCTCCCCGAAGGCGACTACGAAACCATCGGCGGACTCGTCATCAACGAACTGCGGCGCCTGCCCGAACCCGGCGACACCATCAGCGCCGCACTCCCCCGCCCACCAGGCGCCGACGACACCGAACCCGACCGGTTCGTCCAGCTCAGCGTGCAAAGCGTCGACCGGCACGTCCCCGAGACCGTGCGGCTCGAACTCCGCGAATCCCCTGCCGAACCCGCCTCGCCGCAACGCCCGGAGGTCAACGCGTGAGCGACCTCAACCCGCTGCTCGCGCTCGCCATTTCCGCGGGCATCATCATCCTCAGCGCGTTCTTCGTCGCCATCGAGTTCGCGCTGGTGGCCGCGCGCCGCTACCGGCTGGAAGAGGCCGCCGAGACCAGCACATCGGCACGGGCCGCCCTCAAGAGCGCCCGCGACCTGTCCCTGCTGCTCGCCGGATCCCAACTGGGCATCACCCTGTGCACCCTGGCCCTGGGCGCCATCACCAAACCAGCCGTGCACCACCTACTGGAACCCCTCTTCAGCGAGTGGCTGCCCGGCCCCGTCTCCGCCGTCGTCTCCTTCGTCCTCGCCCTGATCCTGGTCACCTTCCTGCACCTGGTCGTCGGCGAGATGGCCCCCAAGTCCTGGGCGATCTCCCACCCGGAGAAATCCGCCACCCTGCTAGCACTGCCCATGCGGTTCTTCATGTGGTGGACCCGCCCCGCCCTGGTGCTCCTCAACGGCATGGCCAACTGGTGCCTGCACCGCGTGGGCGTGTCCGCCGTCGACGAGGTGGCCACCGGACACGGCCCCGAAGACCTACGCGAACTCGTCGACCACTCCGCCAAAGCCGGCGCGCTCGACGAGGACCGCCGCGACCAACTCGCCACCGCCCTTGAGGTCAACTCCCGCCCCCTGCGCGAGATCTTCACCCCCAAGGAGGAACTCGCCGGCGTCTCCCCCACCGACTCCGTCGAGACCATCAAACACGTCTCCCGCGAGTCAGGCCACCTGCGCCTCGTGGTCCGCGAGCACCGCAGGCCCACCGGCGTCGTACACGTACGCGACGCCCTGACCAACACCCCCGAGACCACCGCCGCCGACCTCATGCGGCCGGTCCTCACCCTGCACGTGGAAACCCCCATCTACGCCGCCCTGAGCACCATGCGCGAGAGCCGCACCCACCTGGCACTGGTCGAGAACGAACACGGCCTGGTGGGCCTGGTCACACTGCAGGACATGCTCGACCGGTTGCTGCTGGTCGAACCCGCCGCCTGACCCGCGCCCGTGCTCGGCACCCCGAAACCACGCGCCAAGCACGGGCCAGGCGGGAATCCCACCCGGCCCGCCATCGTTGAGACAGCCGTGAACACCAGCACCCCGAGCACCACCAGCCCCCACCGTGGCTAGCCCCCGCCCCGCCGACCGGATGTGGGCGGTCGCCCTCGCCGCCGGGCTGTGGGGAACCTCGGCCCTCATGCGCGACCCCCTGGCCCAGGAACTCCCCGCCCCCACCATCGTGCTCTACGAACACGCCATAATCGCGCTCCTGCTGATCCCCTGGATCATCCCCGCGTTCACGGCACTCGCCCGCTCCGGCCGCGGCACCATCACCGCCATGATCGTGGTCGGAGGCGGCTCCTCCGCGCTCGCCACCACCCTGTTCACCATGGCCTTCGCCACCGGCGACCCCATCACCCCGCAGGTACTGCAGAAACTGCAACCCGTCCTTGCGGTCCTGCTCGCCGTCATCCTGCTCGGCGAACGCCTCACCCCGCGCTTCGCCTGGTTCGCGCTGCCCGCCCTGGCCGGCGCCTGGATCCTCGCCTTCCCGGACCCGCTGAACGTGGGCATACACAGCGCCACAGCCGCCGCGCTCGCCGTCGGCGCCGCCGCACTGTGGGCAGCCGGCACCGTGTTCGGCCGGCTCGCCGGCGCACGGCTGGCCGCCACCCACGTCACCACCCTCCGCTTCAGCATCGCGCTGCCAGTAGCCCTGGTCATCACCGTGGCCACGGGGTCCCCACTGGCCGTCTCCCCCGCCCAGCTCCCCCTGCTCCTGGCGCTTGCCCTCATCCCCGGCCTCGCCGCCCTCGCCCTGTACTACTGGGGCCTGGCGCGCACCGCAGCGAGCCGGGCCACCCTCGCCGAACTCGCGTTCCCGCTGGTATCGGCCGTCGTCGGGGTCACCATCCTCGGGGCGTCGCTGACCTGGAGCCAATGGGCCGGCGCGGCACTCGTACTGGCCTCGGTCACAGCGATGGCGCTGAGCCGTTCACGCACCCGGCCAACAGGGGTGGCCGCCCCACCCATCCGCGCCGGCGCAGCCACCACGAGCTAACCAGGCCGCACACCACCACCGCCAACAGACCCGCCACACACAGCAGGGCCGGCCGGGGGAACACTCCCCCGACCGGCCCCAGCACAGCGGATCAGGCGGTGCGCGCGTTCAGCGTCACATCGATGTTTCCCCTTGTGGCGTTGGAGTAGGGGCACACTTCGTGCGCGGCCGCCACAAGCCGCTCAGCCTCGGCCTGCTCCACACCCGGGATGGTGACATCCATCTCCACGGCGATGTTCAGGCCACTCTCGCCGGAGCCCAGGCTCACCCGCGTGTCGATCGTGGAACCCTCGACACTGGCCTTCGACTCGCGCGCCACCTTCTTCAGCGCACCGTGGAAGCAGGCGCCGTAACCCACGGCGAACAACTGCTCGGGGTTGGTGCCCGGCCCGTCGTCGCCGCCCACGCCCTTGGGAACGGACAGCTCGACGTTGAGCCGGTCGTCATCGGTGCGGCCGTACCCCTTGCGGCCCTCGCCGCTGACACTGGCCTTCGCGGTGTACAGCACGTTCATGACTCTCTCCCTACGATTAACGTTCGCGGACATGGGGGCCTCACCGCGCCGGATGGGGTCCAGCGCTCCCGGCCGACTCGGTGATCTGGTCGAGCAGGCCGCGCAGCTCCGCCGCCTTGTCCCGGGGAATCCCGGTACCACACAGCACGCGCGCGGGAATGTCCAGCGCGCGCTCGCGCAACGCCGCGCCGTCCTCGGTCAGGGCGACCAGCACCACCCGCTCATCCCCGGCACTGCGGGTCCGCCGGAGCAGCCCGCGCTGGGCCATCCTGCGCAGCAGCGGCGACAACGTGCCCGAGTCGAGCCGCAGCGCCGCCCCCAGATCCTTGACCGGAATGGAGTCGCGCTCCCACAGCACCAGCATCACCAGGTACTGCGGGTAAGTGAGCCCCAAGTCGGCGAGTAGCTCACGGTAGAGCCCGGAGACGGCCCGGGACGCGGCGTAGATGGCGAAGCAGAGCTGGCTGTCGAGAGAGAGCGGATTTTCCCCCTGGTGCGTGGTCATGGTGTCGACTCACCCCCACATCGACAATAGCAGAATCGAGTTGTGCACAACTGATCGGAGTAGCCCAGGACATCCCTGATGGCGCCCGCCAGACGACAGCCAGACCCGAGCACAATGTCTCGCGCTGGACAATCTGCCGCGGATCGGGATTGTTATGCTCACGGGCATGACCGCCATGGCTCCCACCAGCACTGAGCCGGACCTCTCGTTCCTGCTGGACCACGCCGGCCACGTCCTGCGGACCCAGATGGCCGCGGCACTCGCCGAGATCGGACTCACCGCCCGCATGCACTGCGTTCTGGTGCACGCTCTGGAGGAGGAACGCACCCAGATCCAGCTCGCCGAGATCGGCGACATGGACAAGACCACGATGGTGGTGACGGTCGACTCCCTGGAGAAGGCGGGACTGGTCGAGCGCCGCCCGTCCAGCAGGGACCGGCGGGCGCGGATCATCGCGGTCACCGAGGAAGGCGCGCGGGCCGCCGAACAGAGCCAGCGGATCGTCGACCGGGTGCACGCCCAGGCGTTCGCGGCGCTTCCCGACGATGAGCGCGAGGTGTTCCTGCGCGCCTTCAGGCGCCTGGTCGAGGGGCATCTGGCCACCCCCGCGCAGAGCCCGCAACCGGTGAGGCGGGCACGCCAGCACGAAAAATAGACCCAACAAAGATTGTCTATAACAAAACTATCCACTACGGTCTTTTCTGTTGCCTCCCCAACAGGAAGAGACCTATGCCCGCCGCAACCACCCCCACAGCGCCCCCGTCACGCTGGCTCGCCCTCGGTGTGATCACCACGGGGACCCTGATGAACATCCTCGACGGCAGCATCGTCACCGTGGCGCTGCCAACCATCCAAGACGACCTGGGATTCTCCCCCGCCAGCCTGAGCTGGGTCGTCAACGCCTACCTCATCGCGTTCGGCAGCCTGCTCCTGCTCTCCGGACGCCTGGGCGACCTCATCGGCCGCAAGCGCGTGTTCCTGGCCGGAACCGGCGTGTTCACCCTCGCCTCGCTCCTGGCGGGCGCCGCCACCAGCCCCTTCGCGCTCATCGCCGCCCGCTTCCTCCAGGGCGCCGGCGGCGCCCTGGCCTCCGCCGTCAGCCTGGGCATCCTCGTGACACTGTTCACCGAGCCCGCACAGCGAGCCAAAGCCATCGCCATATTCAGCTTCACCGGTGCCGCCGGCGCATCGATCGGCCAGGTACTCGGCGGAGTCCTCACCGAATACCTCTCCTGGAACTGGATCTTCCTCATCAACCTGCCCATCGGCCTGGCCGCACTGGCCATCGCAGTACCCGTGCTGCCCACCGACCGCGGGCTCGGCCTGGCCGCCGGCGCCGACATCCTGGGCGCCCTCCTGGTCACCGCCGGGCTGATGCTGGGGGTCACCACGGCGGTCAGAGCCGAAGAGCACGGCTGGGCCTCGGGCCCCACCCTCGGCCTGGGCGCCCTCGCCGCCGTACTGCTCGCCGGATTCGCCCTCCGCCAGGCCAAGGCCAGGACCCCGCTCATGCCACCGCGGATCCTGCGTTCGCGCGCCGTCGTGGGAGCCAACCTGATCCAGATCCTGATGGTGGCCGCGCTGTTCTCCTTCCAGGTCTTCATCGCCCTCTACATGCAGAGGGTGCTCGACTACGGCGCCGCCACGACCGGGCTGGCGATGCTGCCCTCGGCAATCATCATCGGCGCGATGTCGCTGGGAGTCTCCGCCCGGCTCATCGGGCGTTTCGGCGAGCGCGTCGTCCTGCTGACGGGCTTGGCGCTGCTGGTCGGACTGCTTTGCCTGCTCGCCCGCCTGCCCGTGCACGCCGACTACCTCACCGACCTGCTCCCGGTGATGCTGCTCGCCGGGGGCTTCGGGCTGGCCTTGCCAGCGCTGACCGCTCTTGCCATGTCCGGCGCCACCGACGACGACGCCGGCCTGGCCTCCGGACTGTTCAACACCACCCAACAGGTCGGCATGGCCATGGGCGTGGCGGTGCTCTCCACGCTGGCGGCGTCGCGCACCGACGAGATGCTCGCGGCCGGCGCGAATCAGGCCGAGGCGCTGACCGGTGGCTACCACCTGGCCTTCGGCATCGGCGCCGCTCTACTGGCCACCGCCCTGACCATCGCCCTGACCGTGCTGCGCCGCCCCACCCCCACCCCTGGCCCCAGCCCTCGGGAACGGGAATCCGCCACGCAGACCACGGCCAGCGAGACAACAGAGCGGTGACCCCGGCGAACGCGACCACCACCGAGGAACCCGCTCCGGGCCGCGGAGCCGCGTCCCAGCCCTGACCACCATGGTGGTCAGGCAGCGGGCGGTGGTCCTGTCCAGTGCTGTCCCGGTTGTATGGGACAGCACTGGACACGGGGGGATGGGGTCGGGTTGATTGTCGGTGAGGCTGTATTGTGGTTGATTGTGTGGAAACCACAATACAGCGGCCTTTACATCGTAGATTTTTAATTGGCGATACAGGACCCGCTGCACAACCGGCCGCGAAATGCCGAGATTTTGGAATGGAAACGGTTATCGATCGCTTATACTGGAGCGTGTCCAGCCGGCGCACCGTCCTCTCGGCAAGCCGGAGACGGCGACTATCGTGCGCTACGACTTTTCGTTGAGGAGGCCACTCCCATGAAACCCGGTATCCATCCCGAGTACCGCCCAGTGGTGTTCCGCGACCGCGCGGGCGACTTCACCTTCCTCACCCGCTCGACCGCGACCAGCGACCGCACGATCGAGTGGGAGGACGGCAACACCTACCCGCTCATCGATGTCGATATCTCCAGTGCGAGTCACCCGTTCTACACCGGCAAGGGCCGAGTCATCGACACCGCCGGACGAGTGGAGCGCTTCGAGCAGCGGTACGGCCGGCGCCGGCGCTGACCCGCCCCGGCGGCTGGTGAGGCACCGGGCCCCTCCCCCGGTGCCTCTCCAGCCGCCGGCATGCCTGTCCGCCCCTCAGATGGCCGCGCGCCGCTGCAGGTAATGGAACGCCCCCCAACCCGGCAGCGCGGGGAACCAGAAGGTGAGCACCCGGAACAGCAGCACAGCCGGCAACGCGATCGCGGCCGGAAGTCCCGCGACGGCGGTCAGACCACCGAGCAGCGCCGCCTCCACCGCGCCCAACCCGCCCGGGGTGGGCGCTGCCGACCCCAGGGCGTTGCCCGCGAGGAACACCACCGCCACCGCCGCCAGGCTCGCCGACCCGCCAAACGCGAGCACCGAGAACTGCAAGCAGAGAATGAACCCGGCGGTGAGCAGGATCGTGCCACCGAACCCCATCGCCAGTCGGCGCGGGTTCTGCAACAAGTCCAGGAACTGCGGCAGCACCCCCCGGAAGTAGGGACGCAGCCGGTCCAGCACGGCCCGGCGCAGCGCGGGAAGCAGCAGGACCGCAGCGACCGCCACGGAGAGCACCGCGCTCACCACGAGCAGGGTCAGCGGCGGGGAGAAGTCCGCGAAGTGGGCCGAGCCCGTGAGATAGGCGAAGACCAGCATCATCGGTACATGCATGAGCAACCCGACAGCCTGGGACAACCCGACCGCGGACAACGCGAGTCCACCCGAGGCACCCATCTTCGTCACATAGCGCGTGTTGAGGGCCACCATGCCCACGCCCGCCGGCGCCGCGATGCGAACGAAGGACACCGCGAACTGCGCCAGCACCGTCGGCCAGAACGGCAGCCTGATGGGCACGAACCCCATGAGCGCCATCGCCGCGGCCGGCATGCACAGCACCGACACCACCAGGGACGCCGTCGCCCATCCCAGGTCCGCCTCCCGGACCGTGGAGAAGTCGACGTCGACAAGCTGGTACGCCAGCACGATGCCGACCACGGTGGCGGCGGCGGCACTGACCACGGTCCGCGGCTGCATGCGTTCCAGCTTCGCCGGGCGGGCCGGCGCCTCCGGCGCGACGGCGGTGATCCGCCCGCGGACAGCGCCCAGCAGCTCAGGGTGTTCCCGCAACTCGGCACGCAGCGCCTGCGGCATCCCGGCCGGCTGCAGGAACGGCAGCGCACCGGCCACCGCCTCCACACCCAGCGCCCGCACCGCCGAGCGCACCGCGCGCTCCTCCCCCACGCGCACAGCCAGCGCCGTCAGCAGCGCGGCGACATCCAGCGACGCCCGCAGGGGCGCCGCGGCGATACTGCCGTTCGACAGGTCCGTAAAGGCGACCCGGCCGTCCAGCCGGATGCCAACCGTCGCGCCGGTGAGGTTGCCATGCACAATGCGGTGGCGGTGCAGCCGGTCGAGATCGCCCCACGCGCGGTCCAGCAGCCCGCTGGTGAGCTCCTCCGCGTCCAGGTCGCTGAGCCTGCGTACCCGGACGTGCTCGCGCACCAGGGCGACCGTTCCGGCGCCGAGCTCGGTGACGGCCAGGATCCCGGGCACCGCCGCGCCCGCCGCGCGCGCGGCGAAGTGCATCAGGGCGGTGTGCTCGACCCTGCGGTGCAGCCCGAACTGGATCGGCGGGGCAACCGGGGTGCGCAGTAGCAGCACCCCCATCAGGCGCTTCCACACGCCCGCGGTGTCATCGGCGCGCAGGAGCACGATATCGAGGCGCTGGTCGACCGTGTCGGCGACGAACCGCTGGTTGCCGTCGGCGTCGCTGCCCTGGGAGGTCAGGTTCAGCGGCTCCAGGTCGAAACGGCGCAGCTCCCGAATGAGGCGGTCGGTGGCCGGGACCGGCATCGACAGGCCGACCACATAGCGGGCCACAGAGGCGCACGTCCAGCCCACCAGCACGGTCAGTACCAGCGCGAGCGAGGTCGTCACCCCCGCCAGCAGCACCGAGGCCGCGGTGATGGCGATCCCCGACCACATGACCACCCGCACCCGCGGGAGGTGTCCCAACGGCATGGCGCGTACGTAGCCGATGGCGGCCGCCAGGTAGCCGTGCAACAGCGCGGTGAACACCCCACCGGAGCCGGCGCCCGCCAGCACCTCGGGCGGGCCCGCGGGCGCCGAGGCCGCGAGCACGGCCGCGTTGACCGCCCCGGTCAGCCCGTACCCCAGAGCGCCCGCGACGAGTCCGCGCACGACCTGGCGGAACTCGCGGCGGATGAGGACCTCCAGGGCGGTGATGCTGACCAGAACGATCACCGTGAGGTTAGCGATCCCGACGAGCAGTCCGAGCAGTGAGGGGGGCACCAGCGCGCGGAGCTCGTCCGGGTCGGTGGTTTCGGCGGCGTCAGTGTCGGTGACGATCCACACAAGAAGTAGCACCACGGCCACCAACAGTGCACTTCCGATGGCGATCAGCAGGTCCAGCGGTCGTCGGGCCGCCGGGCGGATCTCCTCCAGCGCCGCCGCGCTGTTCGCGGGTTTGGGTCCTCCTTGTTGCACGTTTCCAGCCTGCCGTATGCCGTGTCAGGA includes the following:
- a CDS encoding hemolysin family protein, which translates into the protein MSDLNPLLALAISAGIIILSAFFVAIEFALVAARRYRLEEAAETSTSARAALKSARDLSLLLAGSQLGITLCTLALGAITKPAVHHLLEPLFSEWLPGPVSAVVSFVLALILVTFLHLVVGEMAPKSWAISHPEKSATLLALPMRFFMWWTRPALVLLNGMANWCLHRVGVSAVDEVATGHGPEDLRELVDHSAKAGALDEDRRDQLATALEVNSRPLREIFTPKEELAGVSPTDSVETIKHVSRESGHLRLVVREHRRPTGVVHVRDALTNTPETTAADLMRPVLTLHVETPIYAALSTMRESRTHLALVENEHGLVGLVTLQDMLDRLLLVEPAA
- a CDS encoding DMT family transporter, with the protein product MASPRPADRMWAVALAAGLWGTSALMRDPLAQELPAPTIVLYEHAIIALLLIPWIIPAFTALARSGRGTITAMIVVGGGSSALATTLFTMAFATGDPITPQVLQKLQPVLAVLLAVILLGERLTPRFAWFALPALAGAWILAFPDPLNVGIHSATAAALAVGAAALWAAGTVFGRLAGARLAATHVTTLRFSIALPVALVITVATGSPLAVSPAQLPLLLALALIPGLAALALYYWGLARTAASRATLAELAFPLVSAVVGVTILGASLTWSQWAGAALVLASVTAMALSRSRTRPTGVAAPPIRAGAATTS
- a CDS encoding organic hydroperoxide resistance protein, yielding MNVLYTAKASVSGEGRKGYGRTDDDRLNVELSVPKGVGGDDGPGTNPEQLFAVGYGACFHGALKKVARESKASVEGSTIDTRVSLGSGESGLNIAVEMDVTIPGVEQAEAERLVAAAHEVCPYSNATRGNIDVTLNARTA
- a CDS encoding MarR family winged helix-turn-helix transcriptional regulator; its protein translation is MTTHQGENPLSLDSQLCFAIYAASRAVSGLYRELLADLGLTYPQYLVMLVLWERDSIPVKDLGAALRLDSGTLSPLLRRMAQRGLLRRTRSAGDERVVLVALTEDGAALRERALDIPARVLCGTGIPRDKAAELRGLLDQITESAGSAGPHPAR
- a CDS encoding MarR family winged helix-turn-helix transcriptional regulator, producing the protein MTAMAPTSTEPDLSFLLDHAGHVLRTQMAAALAEIGLTARMHCVLVHALEEERTQIQLAEIGDMDKTTMVVTVDSLEKAGLVERRPSSRDRRARIIAVTEEGARAAEQSQRIVDRVHAQAFAALPDDEREVFLRAFRRLVEGHLATPAQSPQPVRRARQHEK
- a CDS encoding MFS transporter, with product MPAATTPTAPPSRWLALGVITTGTLMNILDGSIVTVALPTIQDDLGFSPASLSWVVNAYLIAFGSLLLLSGRLGDLIGRKRVFLAGTGVFTLASLLAGAATSPFALIAARFLQGAGGALASAVSLGILVTLFTEPAQRAKAIAIFSFTGAAGASIGQVLGGVLTEYLSWNWIFLINLPIGLAALAIAVPVLPTDRGLGLAAGADILGALLVTAGLMLGVTTAVRAEEHGWASGPTLGLGALAAVLLAGFALRQAKARTPLMPPRILRSRAVVGANLIQILMVAALFSFQVFIALYMQRVLDYGAATTGLAMLPSAIIIGAMSLGVSARLIGRFGERVVLLTGLALLVGLLCLLARLPVHADYLTDLLPVMLLAGGFGLALPALTALAMSGATDDDAGLASGLFNTTQQVGMAMGVAVLSTLAASRTDEMLAAGANQAEALTGGYHLAFGIGAALLATALTIALTVLRRPTPTPGPSPRERESATQTTASETTER
- a CDS encoding type B 50S ribosomal protein L31, which encodes MKPGIHPEYRPVVFRDRAGDFTFLTRSTATSDRTIEWEDGNTYPLIDVDISSASHPFYTGKGRVIDTAGRVERFEQRYGRRRR
- a CDS encoding lysylphosphatidylglycerol synthase transmembrane domain-containing protein, whose product is MQQGGPKPANSAAALEEIRPAARRPLDLLIAIGSALLVAVVLLLVWIVTDTDAAETTDPDELRALVPPSLLGLLVGIANLTVIVLVSITALEVLIRREFRQVVRGLVAGALGYGLTGAVNAAVLAASAPAGPPEVLAGAGSGGVFTALLHGYLAAAIGYVRAMPLGHLPRVRVVMWSGIAITAASVLLAGVTTSLALVLTVLVGWTCASVARYVVGLSMPVPATDRLIRELRRFDLEPLNLTSQGSDADGNQRFVADTVDQRLDIVLLRADDTAGVWKRLMGVLLLRTPVAPPIQFGLHRRVEHTALMHFAARAAGAAVPGILAVTELGAGTVALVREHVRVRRLSDLDAEELTSGLLDRAWGDLDRLHRHRIVHGNLTGATVGIRLDGRVAFTDLSNGSIAAAPLRASLDVAALLTALAVRVGEERAVRSAVRALGVEAVAGALPFLQPAGMPQALRAELREHPELLGAVRGRITAVAPEAPARPAKLERMQPRTVVSAAAATVVGIVLAYQLVDVDFSTVREADLGWATASLVVSVLCMPAAAMALMGFVPIRLPFWPTVLAQFAVSFVRIAAPAGVGMVALNTRYVTKMGASGGLALSAVGLSQAVGLLMHVPMMLVFAYLTGSAHFADFSPPLTLLVVSAVLSVAVAAVLLLPALRRAVLDRLRPYFRGVLPQFLDLLQNPRRLAMGFGGTILLTAGFILCLQFSVLAFGGSASLAAVAVVFLAGNALGSAAPTPGGLGAVEAALLGGLTAVAGLPAAIALPAVLLFRVLTFWFPALPGWGAFHYLQRRAAI